The uncultured Cohaesibacter sp. genome window below encodes:
- a CDS encoding gluconate 2-dehydrogenase subunit 3 family protein, translating to MTDLPGRVSRRGFLMGSAASAAFATLMNPSFSHAQVELPPLEEYKPVFFDADEWRFIMAACDRLIPAEGEGPGALETRVPVFIDLQMTGSFGDASDWYMAGPHQPDASPLFGWQSPLTPAQIYRKAIPLFQEWCQTTHGKAFEALDAETRDSALTALQKGEVGLAPELRDFFSILLQNTKEGYFADPMYGGNYQLKAWTFIGFPGARGAYTEWVTRHNQTYPLPAVSISGERA from the coding sequence GTGACCGATTTACCAGGACGCGTTTCGCGTCGGGGGTTTCTCATGGGTTCAGCTGCCAGTGCAGCATTCGCAACCCTGATGAACCCTTCTTTTTCCCATGCGCAGGTTGAATTGCCTCCATTGGAAGAATACAAACCCGTCTTTTTTGATGCCGATGAGTGGCGTTTCATCATGGCTGCCTGCGACCGGTTGATTCCGGCTGAAGGCGAAGGGCCGGGCGCGCTGGAAACCCGCGTGCCCGTGTTCATCGACCTGCAGATGACAGGCAGCTTTGGGGACGCCTCCGACTGGTACATGGCGGGCCCGCATCAGCCGGACGCCAGCCCCCTGTTCGGCTGGCAGTCGCCGCTGACCCCGGCACAGATCTATCGCAAGGCCATTCCGCTGTTTCAGGAATGGTGCCAGACGACTCATGGCAAAGCCTTCGAGGCGCTCGACGCCGAGACCAGAGACAGCGCCCTGACGGCCCTGCAGAAGGGCGAAGTCGGCCTTGCGCCCGAGTTGCGCGACTTCTTCTCGATCCTGCTGCAGAACACCAAGGAAGGCTATTTTGCCGACCCGATGTATGGCGGCAACTATCAGCTGAAAGCATGGACCTTCATCGGCTTCCCCGGAGCCCGCGGCGCCTATACCGAATGGGTGACCCGGCATAACCAGACCTACCCGCTGCCTGCGGTGTCCATTAGCGGCGAAAGGGCTTGA
- a CDS encoding type 1 glutamine amidotransferase, with protein sequence MTENFTLGILETGRPPEDLGRIHTSYADMFARMVGETAPSHWRFEYFVPLDGELPPSPDACNAWLITGSKFGAYEDYPWIHALKDFIRAAYAAGVPMVGICFGHQILAESLGGKVIKSEKGWGVGRQTYQWSEDRPDWLGSTVLADSADFSILAFHQDQVVDVPPEARVIATSDFCHVAALAYGDQVLSFQGHPEFNEAFVGALIEDKREVVLEDDVADKAAASLADPIDRDAIGAGIVAFLKARESEWKQKKATKA encoded by the coding sequence ATGACAGAAAATTTCACCCTCGGCATTCTGGAAACCGGCCGTCCACCCGAAGACCTTGGCCGGATCCATACGTCCTACGCGGACATGTTCGCCCGGATGGTCGGGGAGACCGCACCGTCGCACTGGAGGTTCGAGTATTTCGTGCCTCTGGATGGCGAGCTTCCTCCGAGCCCTGATGCCTGCAACGCTTGGCTGATTACCGGCTCCAAATTCGGAGCCTATGAGGACTACCCTTGGATTCATGCCCTCAAGGATTTCATCCGTGCCGCCTATGCTGCGGGGGTGCCCATGGTTGGTATCTGCTTTGGCCACCAGATTCTGGCCGAATCGTTGGGGGGCAAGGTCATCAAGTCGGAAAAGGGCTGGGGCGTCGGTCGCCAGACCTATCAATGGAGTGAGGACAGGCCCGACTGGCTGGGCAGTACGGTGCTGGCCGACAGTGCGGATTTCTCGATCCTAGCCTTCCATCAGGATCAGGTGGTCGATGTGCCGCCGGAAGCACGGGTGATCGCCACCAGCGACTTCTGTCACGTTGCGGCGCTGGCCTATGGAGATCAGGTGTTGTCCTTTCAGGGGCACCCGGAATTCAACGAGGCTTTTGTCGGAGCGCTGATCGAGGACAAGCGCGAGGTGGTGCTTGAAGACGATGTTGCCGACAAGGCTGCCGCATCTCTGGCCGATCCCATCGATCGAGATGCCATCGGCGCGGGGATCGTGGCTTTCCTCAAGGCGCGCGAAAGCGAATGGAAACAGAAAAAGGCAACCAAAGCCTGA
- a CDS encoding FAD-binding oxidoreductase, with amino-acid sequence MKHIYEPLAYQDYPIERSYWRQTVDMAASTADMETLEADVSCDFAILGAGYTGLFAALRLAEAGASVVVVDANPPGWGASGRNGGLACVGGSKVSDDHIERCYGSADARLYFDAERAAVDLVEATLERFSLDVDRHSKGYSYVAHRPKAIADLRDYGEQYGRRYGLPHEFLDQRAMIEQGMKSPDFCAAVHLPIGFALNPMKFVLGITAIARQRGVRLLHNSPIRQIKTGNGYELVGDRAEIKARKLIVATNGYSSDDLPKALASRYLPVQSNILVSRPLSKDEIAEQGWWSEQMVVDTRNLLHYFRLLPDRRMLLGVRGSVAVTRENIEKTRQKARRDFDRMFPAWQHVETPHFWSGLICMTRRLVPFAGPLPGMEGAYAALAYHGNGVSMGPYCGTLVADLALGQSRLPHPAFMQKPMRPFELGRWRRWSLPPAFAWYGFRDRA; translated from the coding sequence ATGAAGCATATTTACGAGCCCCTCGCCTATCAGGACTATCCGATCGAGAGGAGCTATTGGCGTCAGACCGTCGACATGGCAGCGTCCACAGCCGACATGGAGACCCTTGAAGCGGATGTCAGCTGCGATTTTGCGATTCTCGGTGCAGGCTACACGGGCCTGTTCGCAGCGCTGCGACTGGCCGAGGCCGGGGCAAGCGTGGTGGTGGTCGATGCCAACCCGCCCGGCTGGGGAGCCTCCGGACGCAATGGCGGCCTTGCCTGCGTCGGCGGCTCGAAGGTCAGCGACGATCACATAGAGCGCTGTTATGGCAGCGCCGATGCCCGGCTCTATTTTGATGCGGAACGCGCCGCCGTCGATCTGGTCGAGGCAACACTGGAGCGGTTTTCGCTTGATGTGGATCGCCATTCAAAAGGCTACAGCTATGTTGCCCACCGCCCCAAGGCGATCGCCGACCTAAGGGACTATGGCGAACAATATGGCCGTCGTTATGGTCTGCCGCACGAGTTTCTCGACCAGCGGGCGATGATCGAACAGGGGATGAAGAGCCCGGACTTCTGCGCCGCAGTTCACCTGCCCATCGGCTTTGCCCTCAATCCGATGAAATTCGTGCTCGGCATTACCGCCATTGCCCGCCAACGGGGCGTCAGGCTCCTTCACAACAGCCCCATTCGGCAGATCAAAACCGGCAATGGCTACGAACTTGTCGGCGACCGGGCCGAGATCAAGGCCCGGAAGCTTATTGTCGCCACCAACGGCTACAGCAGTGACGATCTACCCAAGGCGCTGGCCTCGCGTTACCTGCCGGTACAGTCCAACATTCTGGTTTCCCGCCCCCTAAGCAAGGACGAGATTGCCGAGCAGGGATGGTGGAGCGAACAGATGGTGGTGGACACCCGCAATCTGTTGCATTATTTCCGACTGCTGCCCGACAGGCGGATGCTGCTGGGTGTCCGCGGTTCCGTCGCCGTCACCCGCGAGAATATCGAGAAGACCCGCCAGAAGGCGCGACGCGACTTCGACCGGATGTTCCCGGCATGGCAGCATGTGGAGACGCCGCATTTCTGGTCTGGCCTCATCTGCATGACTCGCCGCCTTGTGCCCTTTGCCGGGCCGCTGCCGGGCATGGAGGGGGCCTATGCCGCCCTTGCCTATCATGGCAACGGGGTTTCGATGGGCCCCTATTGCGGCACTCTGGTGGCGGATCTGGCTCTGGGGCAGTCGCGCCTGCCGCATCCCGCCTTCATGCAAAAGCCCATGCGCCCCTTCGAACTCGGCCGCTGGCGTCGCTGGAGCCTGCCGCCAGCTTTCGCGTGGTATGGCTTCAGGGATCGCGCCTGA
- a CDS encoding aldehyde dehydrogenase family protein: protein MMDKRKFFIGGKWVDPISATDLDVINPATEEVIAVISMGSEADADAAVKAANAAFPSYSQTSKAERVALLESILEAYKARHDEMAEVITAEMGAPCKLSRDAQAAVGVGHLEGFIEALKAYEFESTCCGDTILREPIGVCGLITPWNWPMNQMVLKIAPALATGCTMVLKPSELTPLSAMLYMEILREAGVPAGVINLVNGEGPVVGSALSRHPDIQMMSFTGSTRGGVAVTRDAAETVKRVALELGGKSPNVVFADVDDLEKSVTRGARAVFSNTGQSCNAPTRMLVEKSVYDDAMQIARTVAENTAVGDPTEDGRHIGPLVSQMQYEKVQALIQKGIDEGATLLAGGTGKPEGRNVGYFCKPTVFGNADNQMTIAREEIFGPVLTMIPFEGEEEAIAIANDTPYGLAAYIETGDEARATRVARALRAGMVRINGTDINWGSPFGGYKMSGLGREGGHFGMEDFLEIKAISRP, encoded by the coding sequence ATGATGGACAAACGCAAGTTCTTTATCGGTGGAAAGTGGGTTGACCCGATCTCGGCAACGGATCTCGACGTCATCAACCCGGCGACCGAAGAGGTGATCGCTGTCATTTCCATGGGCAGCGAGGCCGACGCGGACGCTGCTGTGAAGGCTGCCAACGCGGCTTTTCCGAGCTATTCGCAAACCTCCAAGGCCGAGCGGGTGGCACTGCTTGAGAGCATTCTGGAAGCCTACAAGGCCCGTCATGATGAAATGGCCGAGGTGATCACTGCCGAAATGGGAGCGCCATGCAAGCTCTCTCGCGACGCGCAGGCTGCTGTTGGCGTGGGACATCTGGAAGGCTTCATTGAAGCCCTCAAGGCCTATGAGTTCGAAAGCACCTGCTGTGGGGATACCATCCTGCGTGAGCCGATCGGTGTCTGCGGTCTGATCACGCCGTGGAACTGGCCGATGAACCAGATGGTGCTGAAAATCGCCCCGGCGCTGGCCACCGGCTGCACCATGGTGCTGAAGCCCTCCGAGCTGACGCCGCTGTCGGCCATGCTCTATATGGAAATCTTGCGCGAAGCGGGTGTGCCGGCTGGTGTGATCAACCTTGTCAACGGCGAAGGGCCGGTGGTCGGCTCGGCGCTGTCCCGCCATCCCGATATCCAGATGATGTCTTTCACCGGATCGACCCGCGGCGGTGTGGCCGTAACCCGGGATGCTGCCGAAACCGTCAAGCGCGTGGCGCTGGAGCTCGGTGGCAAGAGCCCGAACGTTGTCTTCGCCGATGTCGATGATCTGGAAAAATCCGTGACCCGCGGTGCGCGGGCCGTCTTTTCCAACACCGGCCAATCCTGCAACGCGCCCACCCGGATGCTGGTCGAGAAGAGCGTCTATGACGACGCCATGCAGATCGCCAGAACTGTGGCTGAAAACACGGCCGTTGGCGACCCTACCGAGGACGGGCGCCATATCGGTCCTCTCGTCAGCCAGATGCAGTATGAAAAGGTACAGGCGCTAATCCAGAAGGGCATCGATGAAGGTGCGACCCTGTTGGCTGGCGGCACCGGCAAACCTGAAGGGCGCAATGTGGGCTATTTCTGCAAGCCCACCGTCTTCGGCAATGCTGACAACCAGATGACCATCGCCCGCGAAGAGATCTTCGGGCCGGTGCTGACGATGATTCCGTTCGAGGGGGAGGAAGAGGCCATCGCGATTGCCAACGACACCCCCTACGGCCTTGCCGCCTATATCGAAACCGGCGATGAGGCCCGCGCCACCCGTGTTGCCAGAGCTCTGCGCGCCGGGATGGTCCGCATCAACGGCACCGACATCAACTGGGGAAGCCCTTTTGGTGGTTACAAGATGAGTGGGCTGGGCCGTGAGGGCGGCCATTTCGGCATGGAAGACTTCCTTGAAATCAAGGCCATCTCGCGTCCGTAA
- a CDS encoding aspartate aminotransferase family protein, whose protein sequence is MNFMANLPPTEELQKLDAAHHLHPFTDTKQLNEKGARIITRADGVYLFDSEGNRLLDGMAGLWCVNVGYGRKEILEAAMRQMEQLPYYNTFFQTSHPPVIALSEKLTSIAPDHINHVFYANSGSEANDTVVRMVRHYWASMGKPDKKVIIARKNGYHGSTVAAASLGGMTGMHAQGGLPIPDITHIDQPYWYGEGGDMDPAEFGLMRARLLEAEIDRIGEDKVAAFIAEPIQGAGGVVIPPDSYWPEIQRICDEREILLIADEVICGFGRTGNWFGTDTYGIKPDLMPVAKGLSSGYLPIAGVLVSDRVAEGFIENAGEFAHGYTYSGHPVSCAAALANLEIIENEHLIDGVRDRAAPYLAEKWAQLADHPLIGEARTKGLVGALELTPDKAARAPFAASKGTAGLICREHCFNNGLVMRHVGDTMIISPPLIITNSEIDELVGKAEKCLDLALAELKERGLYK, encoded by the coding sequence ATGAATTTTATGGCCAACCTGCCACCGACTGAAGAGTTGCAAAAGCTGGATGCAGCCCATCATCTGCATCCGTTCACAGATACCAAGCAGCTCAACGAAAAGGGTGCGCGCATCATCACCCGCGCCGACGGCGTCTATCTCTTTGACAGCGAGGGCAATCGCCTGCTCGATGGCATGGCCGGGCTGTGGTGTGTCAATGTCGGCTATGGCCGCAAGGAGATTCTGGAAGCCGCAATGCGGCAGATGGAACAGTTGCCTTACTACAACACCTTCTTCCAGACCTCGCACCCGCCGGTGATTGCCCTTTCCGAAAAGCTGACATCGATCGCACCGGACCACATCAACCATGTCTTCTATGCCAACTCCGGCTCAGAAGCCAACGACACGGTCGTGCGCATGGTCCGCCACTATTGGGCCAGCATGGGCAAGCCGGACAAGAAGGTCATCATCGCCCGCAAGAACGGCTATCATGGCTCGACGGTGGCTGCTGCCTCGCTCGGCGGCATGACCGGCATGCATGCCCAGGGCGGGCTGCCGATTCCCGACATCACCCATATTGACCAGCCCTACTGGTATGGCGAGGGTGGTGACATGGACCCCGCCGAATTCGGGCTGATGCGTGCCCGTCTGCTGGAAGCGGAAATCGACAGGATCGGCGAAGACAAGGTCGCTGCCTTCATCGCGGAACCCATTCAGGGCGCGGGCGGCGTGGTGATTCCTCCAGACAGCTACTGGCCGGAAATCCAGCGCATCTGTGACGAACGCGAGATCCTGCTGATTGCCGACGAGGTTATCTGCGGCTTCGGACGCACCGGCAACTGGTTTGGCACCGATACCTATGGCATCAAGCCCGACCTGATGCCGGTCGCCAAGGGCCTGTCCTCGGGCTATCTGCCGATCGCCGGCGTTCTGGTCTCGGACCGCGTGGCCGAAGGCTTTATCGAAAATGCCGGTGAATTTGCCCATGGCTATACCTACTCGGGACATCCGGTGTCCTGTGCCGCCGCGCTCGCCAACCTCGAGATCATCGAGAACGAGCATTTGATCGACGGCGTCCGGGATCGGGCTGCACCCTATCTGGCGGAGAAATGGGCCCAGCTTGCCGACCACCCGTTGATCGGCGAAGCCCGCACCAAGGGGCTGGTCGGGGCGCTGGAGCTGACCCCGGACAAGGCAGCGCGTGCGCCCTTTGCCGCAAGCAAGGGAACAGCGGGGCTCATCTGCCGGGAACATTGCTTCAACAATGGTCTCGTGATGCGCCACGTCGGCGACACCATGATCATTTCGCCACCGCTCATCATCACCAACAGCGAGATCGACGAACTGGTGGGCAAGGCCGAGAAGTGCCTCGATCTGGCCCTTGCCGAACTCAAGGAACGCGGTCTCTACAAGTAA
- a CDS encoding glutamine synthetase family protein — MTSSDDATAIESTLSDSLESKAGSDDFSYPLKPEDVREWMRTRHIDEVECVVPDIVGIARGKAMPASKFSGLNPTYLPTSIFFQTITGAYIEMEDRQDFMMERDIQLVPDLSTMRAVPWANDPTLQVIHDLYTLDGEPVELAPRNVLRRVIGGFEAMGWKAVVAPELEFYLTKRNTDADYPLEPPIGRSGRQSVGRQAYSIAAVDEYDRIIEDIYDFAEAQGLEIDTVIQEGGAGQLEINLIHGDPLDLADQIFVFKRLIREAAFRHDCYATFMAKPMDNEPGSAMHIHQSVVDAKTGENVFSDPDGEPSELFYHFLGGQQKYLPDVMSILAPYVNSYRRLLAGDSAPINLEWSIDNRSVGLRIPNSTPKNRRIENRLVGADTNPYLAIAASLACGLLGIINKDKPRPQLQHHAHHMPFSLPRSVHHSLGRLEKNEQLHDLLGPDFVSVYSQIKLHESEEFNQVISPWEREHLLLTV; from the coding sequence ATGACCAGCTCCGACGACGCTACCGCAATTGAAAGCACCCTATCCGACAGCCTTGAAAGCAAGGCCGGGTCCGATGATTTTTCATACCCTCTCAAACCCGAGGACGTGCGCGAGTGGATGCGCACCCGGCATATCGACGAGGTCGAATGCGTTGTGCCTGATATCGTCGGCATCGCGCGCGGCAAGGCCATGCCCGCCTCCAAGTTTTCCGGTCTCAATCCGACCTATCTGCCGACCTCCATTTTCTTCCAGACCATCACCGGTGCCTATATCGAGATGGAAGACCGGCAGGACTTCATGATGGAACGGGACATCCAGCTGGTCCCCGACCTGTCGACCATGCGCGCCGTGCCATGGGCGAACGATCCGACACTGCAGGTTATCCACGATCTCTACACGCTTGACGGCGAGCCGGTGGAACTGGCGCCCCGCAACGTGCTGCGTCGTGTCATCGGCGGCTTCGAGGCCATGGGCTGGAAGGCTGTGGTTGCGCCGGAGCTGGAATTCTATCTGACCAAACGGAACACTGATGCCGACTATCCGCTTGAGCCGCCCATCGGGCGATCCGGACGCCAGTCGGTTGGTCGACAGGCCTACTCCATTGCCGCCGTTGACGAATATGACCGCATCATCGAGGACATCTATGATTTCGCCGAGGCACAGGGGCTGGAAATCGACACGGTGATTCAGGAAGGGGGCGCCGGTCAGCTGGAGATCAACCTGATCCACGGTGACCCGCTTGATCTGGCTGACCAGATCTTCGTCTTCAAACGCCTCATCCGCGAGGCCGCCTTCCGGCATGACTGCTACGCCACCTTCATGGCCAAGCCGATGGACAATGAGCCGGGCAGCGCCATGCACATTCACCAGAGCGTAGTGGATGCGAAGACAGGCGAGAATGTCTTCTCGGATCCCGATGGCGAGCCGAGCGAGCTGTTCTACCACTTCCTTGGTGGCCAGCAAAAATATCTGCCAGACGTGATGAGCATCCTTGCGCCCTATGTGAACAGCTACCGCCGTCTGCTGGCAGGCGATTCCGCACCGATCAATCTGGAATGGTCCATCGACAACCGCTCCGTGGGCTTGAGAATTCCCAATTCGACCCCCAAGAACCGGCGCATCGAAAACCGGTTGGTCGGTGCCGATACCAACCCCTATCTGGCGATTGCCGCAAGCCTTGCCTGCGGTCTTCTGGGCATCATCAACAAGGACAAGCCCAGACCGCAGCTTCAGCATCACGCCCATCACATGCCCTTCTCGCTGCCACGCTCCGTGCATCATTCGCTAGGTCGCCTCGAGAAGAACGAACAGTTGCATGATCTGCTCGGCCCCGACTTCGTCAGTGTCTACAGCCAGATCAAGCTGCATGAATCCGAGGAATTCAACCAGGTCATCAGCCCGTGGGAGCGCGAGCACCTGCTGCTGACTGTCTGA
- a CDS encoding FAD-binding oxidoreductase, with translation MSLSSPQGGFLHGNDKQGTYPDSYYTATANPHAPLPSLEGEQTCDVCVIGGGYAGLSSALHLARKGYKVILLEAHRVGWGASGRNGGQVCTGQRLDQDVLEKMVGTEKARMLWDISVDGIQMVRDLIADHHIDCDLKSGTLHVDHKPHYAEDSRAYVEKLNCEYGYQNIRYVDKAEVEEMVGSRAYYGGMVDMFAAHLHPLNYALGLSDAARAAGATLFENSEVQSIDKGATVTIKCTRGQVRASHLILACNGYIENLVPKVAARVMPMNNYILATEPLDESLARELIRDDFGVADSKFVINYYRLSADRRLLFGGGETYSFKFPDDIKSFVRKPMLEIYPQLKDVRIDYGWGGTLGITVNRMPYFAKLDKNILNASGFSGHGLAIATIAGKILADTIDGQASRFDAMEHVPTYPFPGGRHLRHALLVMAMLYYKTRDKIGTPARP, from the coding sequence ATGAGTCTGAGCAGCCCGCAGGGTGGATTTCTTCACGGAAATGACAAGCAGGGAACCTATCCCGACAGCTATTACACCGCGACAGCCAACCCGCACGCCCCGCTCCCCTCCCTTGAAGGCGAACAAACTTGTGATGTCTGTGTCATCGGCGGCGGCTATGCTGGCCTTTCATCCGCGCTGCATCTGGCCCGGAAGGGCTACAAGGTGATCCTGCTGGAGGCTCATCGGGTCGGCTGGGGTGCTTCAGGGCGCAATGGCGGTCAGGTCTGCACGGGACAGCGGCTCGATCAGGATGTGCTGGAAAAGATGGTTGGCACGGAGAAGGCCCGGATGCTCTGGGACATTTCCGTCGATGGCATCCAGATGGTACGCGATCTCATTGCCGATCACCACATCGACTGCGACCTCAAATCCGGTACGCTGCATGTGGACCACAAGCCCCATTATGCCGAAGACTCCCGCGCCTATGTCGAAAAGCTCAATTGCGAATACGGCTATCAGAACATCCGCTATGTCGACAAAGCTGAAGTCGAGGAAATGGTCGGCTCGCGAGCCTATTATGGCGGCATGGTCGACATGTTCGCCGCCCATCTCCATCCGCTCAACTATGCCCTTGGGCTGAGCGATGCAGCCCGCGCTGCGGGGGCCACACTGTTTGAGAACAGCGAAGTACAGTCCATCGACAAGGGCGCGACGGTTACCATCAAATGCACCAGGGGTCAGGTGCGGGCAAGCCATCTGATCCTTGCCTGCAACGGCTATATCGAAAATCTGGTGCCCAAGGTTGCTGCGCGCGTCATGCCGATGAACAACTACATCCTTGCCACCGAGCCGCTGGACGAGTCTCTTGCCAGGGAGCTGATCCGCGATGACTTCGGGGTCGCGGACAGCAAATTCGTGATCAATTATTATCGCCTGTCGGCGGACCGACGGCTGCTGTTTGGCGGTGGCGAGACCTACAGCTTCAAGTTTCCGGACGATATCAAATCCTTCGTGCGCAAGCCGATGCTGGAAATCTATCCGCAGCTCAAGGATGTGCGCATCGATTATGGCTGGGGTGGCACGCTCGGGATCACCGTCAACCGCATGCCCTATTTCGCCAAGCTGGACAAGAATATCCTCAACGCCAGCGGCTTTTCCGGCCACGGCCTGGCGATTGCCACCATCGCCGGCAAGATCCTTGCAGACACCATTGATGGTCAGGCCAGCCGCTTCGACGCCATGGAACATGTGCCAACCTACCCGTTCCCCGGCGGGCGCCACCTGCGCCACGCCCTGCTGGTCATGGCGATGCTCTACTACAAGACGCGGGACAAGATCGGCACGCCAGCCCGACCATGA
- a CDS encoding GMC family oxidoreductase, whose amino-acid sequence MATRTDPKKDVVILGLGWTGAILGMELANEGLEILALERGEDRDTVPDFQYPGVIDELKYGIRYGFMQKPSKMTLTVRHNLDQTALPYRHLGSFLPGDGVGGAGIHWNGHTWRTQDVELRLKSYVEETFGADIIPEGMQIQDWGVTQEELEPYYDRLEYMMGISGKAGNINGEIQEGGNPFESPRSREYPNPPLDNTYDAELFADAARKMGYHPFPRPAANASRAYTNEYGMQLGPCNYCGFCERFGCLNYSKASPQTCILDALKRKPNFSYKTHSEVLKIEKAADGKTATGVTYYDEKTGDEVFQPADLVLVCTFALNNVHLLLLSGIGQPYDPVTGEGVVGRNYSYQMTGGTALYFKDKNFNPFIGTGSVGMSIDDFSIGQIDFAKEGFIGGSYITGGHTGGRPIGQMSTPPGTPSWGKGWKEAAGEWYLKKMSIGSHGSNMSYRDCYLDLDPTYTDRHGRPLMRMTFNWKDNDIKMTQFMKGKIEEIAETMSPDKMASGYKKEGSEYDVRPYQSTHNVGGAIMGTDPKTSVINRYLQSWDCHNVFVMGASAYPQNTQYNPTGPLGALAYWAADAIRKDYLKDPRPLM is encoded by the coding sequence ATGGCAACAAGAACTGATCCCAAGAAAGACGTCGTGATTCTGGGCCTTGGCTGGACCGGAGCCATTCTCGGCATGGAACTGGCCAATGAAGGTCTCGAGATTCTGGCGCTGGAGCGCGGGGAAGATCGCGACACCGTGCCTGACTTCCAGTATCCGGGCGTGATCGACGAACTGAAATATGGCATCCGCTACGGCTTCATGCAGAAGCCGTCGAAGATGACTCTCACGGTGCGGCATAATCTGGACCAGACCGCGCTGCCTTACCGGCATCTGGGCTCCTTCCTGCCCGGCGATGGCGTCGGCGGGGCCGGCATCCACTGGAATGGCCACACTTGGCGGACTCAGGATGTCGAGCTGCGGCTGAAATCCTATGTCGAGGAAACCTTCGGCGCTGACATCATCCCCGAAGGCATGCAGATTCAGGACTGGGGCGTCACCCAGGAAGAGCTCGAGCCCTATTATGATCGCCTCGAATACATGATGGGCATATCGGGCAAGGCCGGCAACATCAATGGCGAGATTCAGGAAGGCGGCAACCCGTTTGAATCCCCACGCTCCCGCGAGTATCCCAATCCGCCACTCGACAATACCTATGACGCCGAACTGTTTGCCGATGCGGCCCGCAAGATGGGCTATCACCCCTTCCCGCGCCCGGCGGCAAACGCCAGCCGTGCCTATACCAACGAGTATGGCATGCAGCTTGGACCTTGCAACTACTGCGGTTTCTGCGAACGCTTCGGGTGTCTCAACTACTCCAAGGCCTCACCTCAGACCTGCATTCTGGATGCGCTGAAGAGAAAGCCGAACTTCAGCTACAAAACCCATTCGGAAGTGCTGAAAATCGAAAAGGCCGCCGATGGCAAGACCGCCACCGGGGTGACCTATTATGACGAGAAGACCGGGGACGAGGTGTTCCAGCCTGCCGATCTGGTGCTCGTGTGCACCTTTGCGCTCAACAACGTGCACCTGCTGCTGCTGTCCGGCATCGGCCAGCCCTATGATCCGGTGACCGGGGAAGGCGTGGTCGGACGGAACTACTCCTACCAGATGACCGGCGGCACGGCGCTCTACTTCAAGGACAAGAATTTCAATCCCTTTATCGGCACCGGCTCCGTCGGCATGTCGATTGACGACTTCTCCATCGGCCAGATCGACTTTGCCAAGGAAGGCTTCATCGGCGGCAGTTACATCACCGGAGGCCACACCGGCGGGCGTCCGATCGGCCAGATGTCCACCCCTCCGGGCACACCGTCTTGGGGCAAGGGATGGAAGGAAGCCGCTGGCGAATGGTATCTCAAGAAGATGTCCATCGGCTCACATGGCTCCAACATGTCCTACCGCGACTGCTATCTCGATCTCGATCCGACCTACACGGACCGCCACGGCCGTCCTCTGATGCGCATGACCTTCAACTGGAAGGACAATGACATCAAGATGACCCAGTTCATGAAGGGCAAGATCGAGGAAATCGCCGAGACCATGAGCCCGGACAAGATGGCCTCCGGCTACAAGAAGGAAGGCTCCGAATATGATGTGCGGCCCTATCAGTCGACCCACAATGTCGGCGGCGCCATCATGGGAACCGATCCGAAGACCTCCGTCATCAACCGCTACCTGCAAAGCTGGGATTGTCACAACGTGTTCGTAATGGGCGCCTCCGCCTATCCGCAGAACACGCAATACAACCCGACCGGTCCGCTTGGTGCGCTGGCCTACTGGGCGGCGGATGCCATCCGCAAGGACTATCTCAAAGATCCACGCCCGTTGATGTGA